Proteins found in one Muntiacus reevesi chromosome 2, mMunRee1.1, whole genome shotgun sequence genomic segment:
- the FAM110A gene encoding protein FAM110A codes for MPVDTLTPGARDTPALPIRLRTKVPGYLLRRPADGGARKPSAVERLEADKAKYVKSLHVANTRQEPVQPLLCKQPLFSPGTRRTVLTPSRRALPGPGRRPQLDLDILSSLINLCDSPVSPAEASRTPGRAEGARQPPPATPPRPPPSIAAVRRVDVLPLPASPVQPCPSPGPAAASSPVRPPGLQRSKSDLSERFSRAAADLERFFNFCGLDPEEARGLGVAHLARASSDIVSLAGPSAGPASSEGGCSRRSSVTIEERARERVPYGVSVIERNARVIKWLYGLRQARETPAAEG; via the coding sequence ATGCCTGTGGACACGCTGACTCCGGGAGCCCGGGACACCCCTGCTTTACCTATCCGCCTACGGACCAAGGTTCCTGGCTACCTGCTACGGCGTCCAGCGGACGGTGGAGCCCGGAAACCTAGTGCTGTCGAACGCCTGGAGGCCGACAAGGCCAAGTACGTCAAGAGCCTGCACGTGGCCAACACTCGTCAGGAGCCTGTGCAGCCCCTGCTGTGCAAACAGCCCCTCTTCAGCCCGGGAACTCGCCGCACCGTGCTCACACCTAGCCGCCGAGCCCTGCCTGGCCCCGGCCGCCGGCCCCAGCTGGACTTGGACATCCTTAGCAGCCTCATCAACTTGTGTGAtagtcctgtgtcccctgccgAGGCCAGCCGTACCCCCGGACGGGCTGAGGGGGCCAGGCAGCCTCCCCCGGCCACGCCCCCACGCCCACCACCGAGTATTGCTGCGGTCCGACGAGTGGATGTCCTGCCCCTGCCGGCGTCACCTGTCCAGCCTTGCCCATCGCCAGGCCCTGCCGCCGCCTCTAGCCCAGTCCGGCCCCCAGGTTTGCAACGCTCCAAGTCAGACCTGAGTGAGCGCTTCTCACGGGCAGCTGCTGACCTGGAGCGATTCTTTAATTTCTGTGGCCTGGACCCGGAAGAGGCGCGGGGATTGGGTGTGGCCCACCTCGCACGGGCCAGCTCAGACATCGTGTCGCTGGCGGGGCCCAGTGCTGGGCCAGCCAGCTCCGAGGGGGGCTGCTCCCGCCGCAGCTCTGTGACCATCGAGGAGCGGGCTCGGGAGCGTGTCCCCTATGGCGTTTCAGTGATAGAGCGCAACGCCCGCGTAATCAAATGGCTGTATGGGTTGCGGCAGGCGCGGGAGACTCCAGCAGCTGAAGGCTAG